In Desulfonatronum sp. SC1, one DNA window encodes the following:
- a CDS encoding type II toxin-antitoxin system RelE/ParE family toxin → MSVLLIPPADQELQDAAIYYNGEVSGLGDQFYASFLDAVDSIAANPEMWRKIGQNTRRCNIKRFPYLVLYVFDSTDILITCIAHQHRNPEYYRIRIS, encoded by the coding sequence ATGAGCGTTCTTCTCATCCCACCAGCCGATCAAGAGCTCCAAGATGCTGCCATCTATTACAACGGCGAGGTTTCGGGACTTGGCGACCAATTTTACGCATCTTTTCTTGATGCCGTAGATAGTATTGCCGCTAATCCTGAAATGTGGCGAAAGATCGGACAAAATACAAGAAGATGCAATATCAAGCGTTTCCCTTATCTCGTATTATATGTTTTTGACAGTACGGACATATTGATAACGTGTATTGCCCATCAACATAGAAACCCAGAATACTACAGGATACGAATTTCCTGA
- the ahbD gene encoding heme b synthase translates to MNKNQSIPHGARSPEHPSEHPSEHPSDHPQGHPVGHPQGLSGMPKTLPDGSPPCRLIAWEVTRSCNLACKHCRAEAHMEPYPGEFSTEDAKALIDTFPEVGDPIIIFTGGEPLLRPDIFELVRYADAKGLRCVMAPNGTLVTADVARKMKEAGIQRASISLDGPDAASHDVFRGVQGAFDGALRAIEHFKDVGLPFQINTTVTRNNLGQFKEIFHLAEKLGAAAWHIFLLVPTGRGANLGREVISGEEYEEVLNWFYDFRKTTKMQLKATCAPHYHRILRQRAKEDGIPVTMDNFGLDAVSRGCLGGTGFCFISHTGQVQPCGYLELDCGQVRTTPFPEIWRKSKQFLEFRDQKTYHGKCGVCEFHKVCAGCRARAQTMSGHYLAEEPLCTYQPKKAGK, encoded by the coding sequence ATGAATAAAAATCAAAGCATCCCTCATGGTGCCCGCTCGCCAGAGCATCCTTCCGAGCATCCTTCCGAGCATCCTTCCGATCATCCGCAAGGCCATCCCGTCGGCCATCCACAAGGCCTCTCGGGCATGCCCAAAACCCTGCCCGACGGCTCGCCGCCCTGTCGCCTGATCGCCTGGGAAGTGACCCGGTCCTGCAACCTGGCCTGCAAGCATTGCCGGGCCGAGGCGCATATGGAGCCGTATCCGGGCGAGTTTTCCACCGAGGATGCCAAGGCGTTGATCGACACCTTCCCGGAGGTCGGGGACCCGATCATTATTTTCACCGGCGGGGAGCCGTTGCTCCGGCCGGACATCTTCGAGCTGGTCCGCTATGCCGACGCCAAGGGCCTGCGCTGCGTGATGGCCCCCAACGGCACCCTGGTCACCGCGGACGTGGCCCGGAAGATGAAAGAGGCCGGAATCCAGCGGGCCAGCATTTCCCTGGACGGGCCGGACGCCGCCAGTCACGACGTCTTTCGGGGGGTGCAGGGAGCGTTTGACGGAGCCTTGCGGGCCATCGAGCACTTCAAGGACGTGGGCCTGCCCTTTCAGATCAACACCACCGTGACCCGGAACAACCTGGGCCAGTTCAAGGAGATCTTCCACCTGGCCGAAAAGCTGGGCGCGGCGGCGTGGCATATTTTCCTGCTGGTGCCCACGGGCCGGGGCGCGAACCTGGGCCGGGAGGTGATTTCCGGCGAGGAATACGAAGAGGTGCTCAACTGGTTCTATGATTTCCGCAAGACCACCAAAATGCAGCTCAAGGCCACCTGCGCGCCCCACTACCATCGCATCCTGCGCCAGCGAGCCAAAGAGGACGGCATTCCGGTGACCATGGACAACTTCGGCCTGGACGCGGTCAGCCGGGGCTGTCTGGGCGGCACGGGGTTCTGCTTCATCTCCCATACCGGCCAGGTTCAGCCCTGCGGCTATCTGGAGTTGGACTGCGGTCAGGTCCGGACCACACCATTTCCGGAAATCTGGAGGAAGTCGAAACAGTTCCTGGAGTTTCGCGACCAGAAGACCTACCATGGCAAGTGCGGGGTCTGCGAATTTCACAAGGTCTGCGCCGGATGCCGGGCCCGGGCCCAGACCATGAGCGGCCATTATCTGGCCGAGGAGCCGTTGTGTACGTATCAGCCGAAGAAGGCCGGGAAGTGA
- the ahbC gene encoding 12,18-didecarboxysiroheme deacetylase, which yields MIGISKLYCGTIEPSDALRYGRHSGKLPSHLLQFSQDKKPVVVWNMTRRCNLKCVHCYAQAVDPDGTDEISTAQAKTMIDDLAAFGSPVMLFSGGEPLVRKDLVELAHYAVSKDMRAVISTNGTLITKQKAKELKDVGLSYVGISLDGGEEVHDRFRGVTGSYKKALEGIANCQAEGLKVGLRFTINKRNVQEVPVLFDLIRDLEVPRICFYHLVYSGRGSDLMNEDLDHGQTREVVHQIIDSTKALFDAGMPKEVLTVDNHADGPLIYLRLLQEDPKRAEEVRELLSFNEGNNSGRGIGCISWDGQVHADQFWRNHTFGNVLERPFSEIWMDPSIELLAKLKDKKAHVTGRCATCRFLSVCGGNFRARSEAYHGDIWAPDPACYLTDEEIAGLAIA from the coding sequence ATGATCGGTATATCAAAACTCTATTGCGGAACCATTGAACCATCCGACGCACTGCGCTACGGACGGCATTCCGGCAAGCTGCCCTCGCATCTGCTCCAATTCTCCCAGGACAAAAAGCCCGTGGTGGTCTGGAACATGACCCGGCGATGCAACCTGAAATGCGTCCACTGTTACGCCCAGGCCGTGGATCCCGACGGCACGGACGAAATCTCCACGGCTCAAGCCAAGACCATGATCGACGATCTGGCCGCTTTCGGCTCCCCGGTGATGCTCTTTTCCGGCGGCGAACCCCTGGTTCGCAAGGATCTGGTGGAACTGGCCCACTACGCCGTGTCCAAGGACATGCGTGCCGTGATCTCCACCAACGGCACCCTGATCACCAAGCAAAAAGCCAAGGAACTCAAGGACGTCGGCCTGTCCTACGTGGGCATCTCCCTGGACGGCGGCGAGGAAGTCCATGACCGTTTCCGCGGCGTGACCGGATCGTACAAGAAAGCCCTGGAAGGCATCGCCAACTGTCAGGCCGAGGGACTGAAGGTCGGCCTGCGGTTCACCATTAATAAGCGCAACGTTCAGGAAGTGCCGGTTCTCTTCGACCTGATCCGGGATCTGGAAGTCCCGCGAATCTGTTTTTATCATCTGGTCTACTCCGGCCGGGGCTCGGATCTGATGAACGAGGATCTGGATCACGGCCAGACCCGTGAAGTGGTCCACCAGATCATCGACTCGACCAAGGCCCTATTCGACGCCGGGATGCCCAAGGAAGTCCTGACCGTGGACAACCACGCCGACGGGCCGCTGATCTATCTGCGCCTGCTCCAGGAAGACCCCAAGCGGGCCGAGGAGGTCCGGGAACTGCTCTCCTTCAACGAGGGCAACAATTCCGGCCGGGGCATCGGCTGCATCTCCTGGGACGGCCAAGTCCACGCCGACCAGTTCTGGCGCAACCACACCTTCGGCAACGTCCTGGAACGCCCGTTCTCGGAAATCTGGATGGACCCGAGCATCGAGCTGCTGGCCAAGCTGAAGGACAAGAAGGCCCACGTCACCGGACGGTGCGCCACCTGCCGCTTCCTGAGCGTCTGCGGAGGCAACTTCCGCGCCCGCTCCGAAGCATACCACGGCGACATCTGGGCCCCGGACCCTGCCTGCTATCTGACGGACGAGGAAATTGCCGGGCTGGCCATTGCGTGA
- a CDS encoding DUF4079 family protein, translating into MVYYIHPLWQFAATILAVYVFYLGWPRLMAAFSGKKAAFLWKRHVSLGLITLTALLIGLIGGAGVTAHYWGGTGYTQHHYWIGLAMGPLMIFGLVSGLLLDRHKGKYKRLPVLHGLNNAVVLFLALVQTWTGLNVIRFFILD; encoded by the coding sequence ATGGTCTACTACATTCATCCGCTTTGGCAGTTCGCGGCGACCATTCTCGCCGTGTACGTATTTTACCTGGGATGGCCGCGGCTCATGGCCGCTTTTTCCGGCAAAAAGGCGGCATTTCTTTGGAAACGCCATGTATCCCTCGGCCTGATCACGCTGACGGCTCTCCTGATCGGCTTGATCGGCGGCGCTGGGGTCACGGCGCATTACTGGGGAGGAACCGGCTATACCCAACATCATTATTGGATCGGCCTGGCCATGGGGCCGCTGATGATATTCGGGCTCGTCAGTGGATTGCTGCTGGACAGGCACAAGGGAAAGTATAAAAGGCTGCCTGTTCTGCATGGGCTCAACAACGCCGTCGTCCTGTTCCTGGCCCTGGTTCAGACTTGGACCGGGCTTAACGTCATCCGCTTCTTCATCCTGGATTGA
- the hemB gene encoding porphobilinogen synthase yields the protein MIFHRGRRLRRTATLRGLVRETTLSRDDLIQPYFVVDTDDPNFAKPIGAMPGQSQLGLGKLVERVGRAVDMGLAACILFGIPKTKDPTGSQGWAENGIVQRAVTALKRSYPDLCVITDVCLCEYTSHGHCGLVSGDEVLNDPTMELLAKVALSHARAGADMVAPSDMMDGRVLAIREALDHGGFTHLPIMSYAVKYASGFYGPFREAAESPPQFGDRKTYQMDPANRREAFREALADLDEGADLLMVKPALPYLDILRDLRETTDVPLAAYQVSGEYAMIKAAAANGWIDEQTVVLETLTSIKRAGADLILTYFAENVLNWQR from the coding sequence ATGATCTTCCACAGAGGACGCCGCTTGCGGCGGACGGCCACATTGCGCGGTTTGGTGCGGGAAACGACCCTTTCCCGCGACGACCTGATCCAGCCCTATTTCGTCGTGGACACGGATGACCCGAATTTCGCCAAGCCCATCGGGGCCATGCCCGGACAGAGTCAGCTCGGCCTGGGCAAGCTGGTGGAACGGGTGGGCCGGGCCGTGGACATGGGACTTGCGGCCTGCATCCTGTTCGGCATCCCCAAGACCAAGGACCCCACTGGCTCTCAAGGCTGGGCGGAAAACGGAATCGTTCAGCGGGCCGTGACGGCCCTGAAGCGCTCCTACCCGGACCTGTGCGTGATCACGGACGTCTGTCTGTGCGAATACACTTCCCACGGCCATTGCGGCCTGGTTTCCGGCGATGAGGTGCTCAACGACCCGACCATGGAGCTGCTGGCCAAGGTTGCCCTGTCCCATGCCCGAGCCGGAGCGGACATGGTCGCGCCATCGGACATGATGGACGGCCGGGTGCTGGCCATCCGCGAAGCCCTGGACCACGGAGGCTTCACCCACCTGCCGATCATGAGCTACGCCGTGAAATACGCCTCAGGCTTCTACGGCCCGTTCCGGGAGGCAGCGGAAAGCCCACCCCAGTTCGGGGACCGTAAGACCTACCAAATGGACCCGGCCAACCGCCGGGAGGCCTTCCGGGAAGCCCTGGCCGACCTGGACGAGGGCGCGGACCTGCTGATGGTCAAACCGGCTCTCCCCTATCTGGACATCCTCCGCGACCTGCGCGAAACCACGGACGTGCCCCTGGCCGCCTATCAGGTCAGCGGCGAATACGCCATGATCAAGGCCGCGGCGGCAAACGGCTGGATCGACGAACAAACCGTGGTCCTGGAAACACTGACCTCCATCAAGCGGGCCGGAGCAGATCTGATCTTGACGTATTTCGCCGAAAATGTGTTGAACTGGCAAAGATGA
- a CDS encoding TrkA family potassium uptake protein, with protein MKYLPAQIVALLQKKSAKRDLRVLFKFLLVLVLLVSTYSILFHVIMMYHEDRYFSWITGVYWTFVVMSTLGFGDITFHTDLGFIFSLIVLLSGVVFLLVMLPFTFIQFFYAPWLEAQSKSRVIRTLPEDTENHVIVVGVDPISLSLDSKLKQYNRKCYLVVEDQQVALGLYEQGYRAVLGELDDIETYRKIQADKAALIVVNSGEDKINTNIVYTLRELCEKTPIVSNASDDDSVDILELAGSSHVYQFTKMLGQSLARRVLGVSMRANIIGRFDDLLIAEVPAMRSSLEGKTILESRLRELTGITVAGVWERGKYKVPLPDTIISASTVLVLAGSDQQLAVYDEKFGGYATSEAPVLILGGGRVGRAAADTLKARGVAYKIVEKNVRAIKGAEDEYVHGSAADLDTLRKAGIDTAPSVIVTTHDDDMNIYLTIYCRRLRPDIQIITRATLDRNISKLHRAGADLVMSYASMGVTSITNYLLQDNTLMVSEGLNIFKMPAPKKLVGKTLEQSNIRQKTGCNVIAIDNKGQLNINPSPGSSIDPDTELIMIGNAEAEQCFMGSFTNGD; from the coding sequence ATGAAGTACCTTCCCGCCCAAATAGTTGCCTTGTTGCAAAAAAAATCCGCTAAACGAGACCTGCGCGTTTTATTCAAGTTTTTGCTGGTTCTCGTGTTGCTGGTGTCAACCTACAGTATCCTGTTTCATGTGATCATGATGTACCATGAGGATCGGTATTTTTCATGGATTACAGGAGTCTACTGGACATTTGTCGTCATGTCCACATTGGGTTTCGGCGACATCACGTTTCATACCGACTTAGGTTTTATTTTTTCCTTGATCGTCCTCCTCTCCGGAGTTGTCTTTCTGCTGGTCATGCTGCCTTTCACCTTTATTCAGTTTTTTTATGCTCCCTGGCTGGAGGCCCAGTCAAAATCCAGGGTGATCCGGACTCTTCCCGAGGATACGGAGAACCACGTCATCGTCGTGGGCGTTGATCCCATTTCATTGAGCCTGGATAGCAAGCTCAAGCAATACAATCGCAAGTGCTATCTTGTTGTCGAAGACCAACAGGTCGCCCTGGGATTGTATGAGCAGGGCTACAGAGCCGTGCTCGGCGAGCTGGACGATATTGAGACGTATCGCAAGATTCAAGCCGACAAGGCCGCGTTGATCGTGGTGAACAGCGGAGAGGACAAAATCAATACCAATATCGTTTATACCCTGCGGGAGCTGTGCGAAAAAACGCCTATCGTTTCCAACGCTTCGGACGATGACTCCGTGGACATCCTGGAACTGGCCGGCAGCAGTCATGTCTACCAGTTCACCAAAATGCTCGGGCAGTCCCTGGCCCGGCGGGTCCTGGGCGTGAGCATGCGGGCGAACATTATCGGCCGATTCGACGATCTGCTCATCGCCGAGGTCCCGGCCATGCGCAGTTCGTTGGAGGGCAAGACCATTCTGGAAAGCCGGTTGCGGGAGCTGACCGGGATCACCGTGGCCGGGGTCTGGGAGCGGGGCAAGTACAAGGTGCCCTTGCCGGACACCATAATTTCCGCATCCACCGTCCTTGTCCTGGCCGGATCGGATCAGCAGTTGGCCGTGTATGATGAAAAGTTCGGCGGCTACGCGACCAGCGAAGCGCCGGTGTTGATCCTGGGCGGCGGACGAGTCGGCAGGGCCGCGGCGGATACGCTCAAGGCCCGCGGCGTGGCCTACAAGATTGTGGAAAAAAACGTTCGTGCCATCAAGGGCGCGGAAGACGAATATGTCCACGGCAGCGCCGCGGACCTGGACACCCTGCGCAAGGCGGGCATTGACACCGCGCCTTCGGTGATCGTGACCACCCACGACGACGACATGAACATCTACCTGACCATCTACTGCCGACGGCTCAGGCCGGACATCCAGATCATCACCCGGGCCACGCTGGACCGGAACATCTCCAAGCTGCACCGGGCCGGAGCCGACCTGGTCATGTCCTACGCCTCCATGGGCGTGACCAGCATTACAAACTATCTGTTGCAGGACAATACCTTGATGGTTTCCGAAGGGTTGAACATCTTCAAGATGCCCGCACCCAAAAAATTGGTCGGGAAAACACTGGAGCAAAGCAATATTCGCCAAAAG
- a CDS encoding addiction module protein produces the protein MMIEEVTTKALCLKPIEKIHLVETLLDSLNPPDKSIEQKWIEESERRYLAYKQGLLKGISLDQIRAKMEQ, from the coding sequence ATGATGATCGAAGAAGTCACGACAAAAGCATTATGCCTGAAGCCTATAGAAAAAATTCATCTTGTAGAGACCCTTCTGGACAGTCTCAATCCTCCAGACAAGAGTATTGAACAAAAGTGGATTGAAGAGTCAGAAAGGAGATATCTGGCCTATAAGCAGGGATTGCTTAAAGGCATATCCTTAGACCAAATCCGTGCAAAAATGGAACAATGA